In Bacillus sp. KH172YL63, one genomic interval encodes:
- a CDS encoding HNH endonuclease family protein, which produces MLKKFMLLVVALLLSFALFLPSALAFPPGTPSKSAAQSQLNALTVQSEGSMTGYSRDKFPHWIGQGSGCDTRQLVLQRDADSYSGSCPVTSGSWYSYYDGVTFTDPSALDIDHVVPLAEAWRSGASSWTTDKREDFANDLDGPQLIAVSASTNRSKGDQDPSTWQPPRAGAACGYSKWWISTKYKWGLTLQSSEKTALQTMLNSCSY; this is translated from the coding sequence CTGCCGTCGGCGCTTGCGTTTCCGCCCGGCACGCCGTCAAAGTCTGCGGCACAGTCCCAGCTGAACGCGCTCACTGTACAGTCGGAGGGCTCGATGACCGGCTACTCACGGGATAAGTTTCCCCACTGGATCGGCCAGGGCAGCGGATGCGACACACGCCAGCTCGTCCTTCAGCGTGATGCCGACAGTTACAGCGGCAGCTGCCCAGTTACGTCCGGCAGTTGGTACAGCTATTATGATGGCGTGACATTCACTGATCCGTCAGCCCTTGATATCGATCACGTTGTCCCGCTTGCAGAAGCATGGCGCTCAGGTGCCAGCAGCTGGACGACCGACAAGCGCGAAGACTTCGCGAATGACCTGGACGGCCCGCAGCTGATTGCTGTCAGCGCGAGCACAAACCGTTCCAAAGGAGACCAGGATCCATCCACATGGCAGCCGCCCCGTGCCGGTGCCGCATGCGGTTACTCGAAATGGTGGATCAGCACGAAGTACAAATGGGGGCTCACACTCCAATCTTCTGAAAAAACAGCCCTGCAAACGATGCTCAACAGCTGTTCATACTAA
- a CDS encoding protein phosphatase 2C domain-containing protein, which translates to MENRPGIKELKWVGSEEDFVDRIDIRNINHVTLGRFGGNSAVGQYKNEDGCLVWADTDEEWEFAMILDAHMSAESAELVTDQCMSYKEEFLHLFSQPIEDTFSKLEETVLGMFQEERFIAKCRNVQGETACLLLLRKGKYVWWFSVGDCLSFLFHPELAHHGQYGINQRQFYEWVGQVNTFYKEVPCYSSGVRELRQGMNRILLTTDGLVECPDEPWADPKKIYDSIKGQEPAQAISMLLETIRDHGVRDSTTVIGWDVEVSEDMTIPSDM; encoded by the coding sequence ATGGAGAATAGACCAGGTATTAAAGAGCTGAAATGGGTAGGGAGCGAGGAGGATTTTGTCGATCGCATCGACATTCGCAACATCAACCATGTGACGCTTGGCCGGTTTGGCGGAAATTCAGCTGTGGGGCAGTATAAGAATGAGGACGGGTGCCTGGTGTGGGCGGATACTGATGAGGAGTGGGAGTTTGCGATGATCCTTGATGCCCATATGTCGGCTGAGAGTGCTGAATTGGTTACAGATCAGTGCATGTCATATAAAGAAGAATTTCTTCATCTATTTTCTCAGCCAATTGAAGATACGTTTAGTAAGCTCGAAGAAACGGTGCTGGGTATGTTTCAGGAGGAACGGTTTATAGCCAAGTGTCGGAATGTGCAGGGGGAGACGGCTTGTTTACTTCTGTTGAGAAAGGGCAAGTATGTGTGGTGGTTCTCGGTAGGAGACTGTCTTTCCTTTCTTTTTCACCCTGAGCTTGCGCATCACGGGCAATATGGGATCAACCAGAGGCAATTTTATGAGTGGGTGGGGCAGGTGAACACGTTTTACAAAGAAGTGCCGTGCTACAGCAGCGGGGTGAGGGAGCTGAGGCAGGGAATGAACCGGATTCTGTTAACGACGGACGGGTTGGTGGAGTGCCCGGATGAGCCGTGGGCTGACCCGAAGAAAATATATGATTCTATCAAAGGTCAGGAACCTGCCCAAGCCATCAGCATGTTGCTGGAGACGATAAGAGATCATGGGGTTAGAGACAGCACGACGGTGATTGGCTGGGATGTTGAGGTTTCGGAAGACATGACGATTCCGAGTGATATGTGA
- a CDS encoding VOC family protein: protein MILGIHHAQITIPQDREQEGKDFYIGVLGLQEVDKPHSLQGRGGFWLKVGDRDVHVGTENGFDRTKTKAHLAYEVDNINAWRDKLKKEGIEILEGIPIPGYERFEFRDPFGNRVEMIAEVG from the coding sequence ATGATCCTTGGCATCCATCACGCACAGATCACGATTCCGCAAGACCGTGAACAGGAAGGAAAGGATTTTTATATCGGGGTACTCGGACTTCAAGAGGTCGATAAGCCCCACTCACTCCAAGGCCGTGGCGGCTTCTGGTTAAAAGTCGGCGACCGGGACGTACACGTCGGGACTGAAAATGGCTTCGACCGGACGAAAACGAAAGCCCACCTGGCATATGAAGTCGACAACATCAACGCATGGAGAGACAAGCTGAAAAAGGAAGGCATAGAAATCCTCGAAGGCATCCCCATCCCTGGTTATGAACGGTTCGAGTTCAGGGATCCGTTTGGGAATCGGGTTGAGATGATTGCGGAGGTGGGGTGA
- a CDS encoding VOC family protein produces MPEGLLHHVEIYVSNLEKSTSFWSWFLKDLGYESFQKWDQGYSWKLGDTYLVFVQTEEQHLDVPYHRCRTGLNHLAFHAASRERVDEMTDKLKEKNVKILYEDKHPFAGGENYYAVFFEDPDRIKVEFVAPPL; encoded by the coding sequence ATGCCTGAAGGCTTGCTGCATCATGTCGAAATCTATGTATCGAATTTAGAAAAATCAACCTCATTCTGGAGCTGGTTCCTGAAAGATTTAGGATACGAATCTTTTCAGAAATGGGATCAGGGCTACAGCTGGAAGCTAGGTGACACGTATCTTGTGTTTGTCCAGACAGAAGAGCAACATCTGGACGTGCCTTATCACAGATGCAGGACTGGCTTGAATCACCTCGCTTTTCATGCAGCTTCAAGGGAACGGGTTGACGAAATGACCGACAAACTGAAGGAAAAGAACGTGAAGATCCTTTATGAAGACAAGCACCCTTTTGCCGGCGGTGAAAATTATTACGCCGTATTCTTTGAAGATCCCGACAGGATTAAGGTAGAGTTTGTGGCGCCGCCTCTTTGA
- a CDS encoding TIGR02679 family protein: MNDLSLLKKEKAFQKLFHLFRKRYESLGRIGGSVSLKSFSSDELMTISGLTGLSVEELKVKQSITLLRFEKELSRTRYQYDTLLSFLEDYFGESLIANKERFKQEQEREEHFLNNMKEKFPQLDWYINWISSKSADTRGIWRIYKEDPTELEQSLGFLRKAWKLIEEEETFIRLPLFAQKVTGNPHAFDRNTVLGKMLLHLLTIDQISKETDLSFSKTSEEENDLLGYYRIIRDDLWSFVTCLNLIAENNQGIHPVWKAAQDTGTVLNLPLKELIKVNKIYPLQGNVVWVVENSSVASTLMDLVPSAPIICTHGQLRIAGWILIEQLAMSGLTIYYSGDLDPEGMLIADRLVERFPGNVRLWRMDVQTYSDSISEEILTDKRLSQVDKLQHNGLKKVAEVMKIEKKVGYQEAMVEVLVGDIEGNVGI; encoded by the coding sequence ATGAACGACTTGAGCTTACTTAAGAAGGAGAAGGCTTTTCAGAAGCTGTTTCACTTATTCAGAAAAAGATACGAGTCCCTCGGCAGGATTGGTGGCTCGGTTAGCCTAAAATCATTTTCAAGTGATGAGTTAATGACCATTTCCGGTTTAACGGGGTTATCGGTCGAAGAATTAAAAGTGAAACAATCGATTACCCTTCTTAGGTTTGAAAAAGAATTGAGCCGGACAAGGTATCAATATGATACGTTGCTATCGTTTCTTGAAGACTACTTTGGTGAATCGTTAATAGCGAACAAAGAGCGTTTCAAACAGGAGCAGGAACGAGAAGAACACTTTTTGAACAACATGAAAGAGAAATTTCCTCAGCTTGATTGGTATATTAATTGGATTTCTTCCAAGTCGGCAGATACCAGAGGGATATGGAGAATATACAAGGAAGATCCTACTGAGTTGGAACAATCTTTGGGGTTCCTGCGAAAAGCGTGGAAGTTGATAGAGGAAGAAGAAACATTCATACGCTTGCCTTTATTTGCTCAAAAGGTAACGGGCAATCCCCATGCATTCGACCGGAACACGGTACTTGGGAAAATGTTACTTCATTTGTTGACAATTGATCAGATAAGTAAAGAAACGGATCTCAGTTTCAGTAAAACATCAGAAGAAGAAAATGATCTGCTTGGATATTATCGAATAATAAGGGATGATTTATGGAGTTTTGTGACATGTTTAAACTTAATTGCTGAGAATAATCAAGGGATTCATCCTGTATGGAAGGCAGCTCAAGACACGGGGACAGTTTTGAATTTACCACTAAAAGAGTTGATAAAAGTAAATAAAATCTACCCATTACAAGGTAATGTGGTATGGGTGGTCGAGAATTCTAGCGTGGCTTCTACATTAATGGACCTAGTTCCCAGTGCTCCAATCATCTGTACCCATGGACAACTGCGAATTGCCGGCTGGATTTTGATTGAACAACTTGCGATGTCAGGGCTGACAATCTACTATTCGGGTGATCTTGATCCTGAAGGAATGCTTATCGCGGATCGACTGGTAGAAAGGTTTCCGGGAAACGTCCGATTATGGAGGATGGATGTACAAACTTATTCTGATTCAATATCAGAAGAAATCTTAACTGATAAGCGTTTGAGTCAAGTCGATAAACTTCAGCATAATGGGTTAAAGAAAGTTGCTGAAGTGATGAAGATAGAAAAAAAAGTTGGTTATCAGGAAGCGATGGTAGAAGTGCTGGTTGGAGATATAGAGGGGAATGTAGGAATATAA
- a CDS encoding TIGR02680 family protein, with product MSHEQWKLNRAGLVNFWYYDEETFHFKDGKLLLRGANGSGKSVTMQSFLPVLLDGRKSPDRLDPFGSKARRMEDYLLGEKGIVDRDERTGYLFMEYVKESTGQYMTTGMGMQAKRNKQMKSWYFVITDNRRIGVDFSLTLTHAGEKVPMSEKELKNRISSGGEVVNSQREYMELVNRHVFGFQSTEAYEDLIKLLIQLRSPKLSKDFKPTVIYEILESALPPLTDDEIRYLSDSIDHMDQAQQELERLSSQKKSMEKVLRVYDRYNRYVLAERAEKWQYTESKVILKEKTVNELQQSKAGMKVEIAELEQREEHLSNEEDMLEKQKDQLNRHEVWSLEAKKKDLEKESSRKKDSVLRLEQSNDRKHKDYVKKKDELGSLEESESKAASIVEDLLAELEELAEECGFTTHAINQADFERMEESLYDFTVWKKAVLNHQNVLSDAMKLLEERSRQQDRYGELERESSTLKQKVDEILQQMDHTEEWFTEELQKLESAIFTWMSEHDSLSFTNEQRQNVARSVQGLYDENSYEQVKGILLKSLDKYKEEVRTQNYEQNTLLRSLEERIQEKNRQISQLKEQKMIEPERSEGTSSHRECLKEKGVSGIPFYEAVEFKDGVTEEDKSRIEAVLKQTGILDSLITADEIKPIQDAILIPEPLLMVQTLADYLKPDVEGDSAVSNQRVDDILRSIPMEESAGAFVIDTDGSFSYGIIRGHAPEEGPSKFIGRTSRKRYLKEQMALLLAELEDLHEDRDKVSMEISRLTQIIEDIREWQHAIPSDGVLLEIRKQYVKFEKDRTIQQALLDQTDRNWKDVQVTLSRLKQQLYDYSSRFSFELNMESVAVALKLMKEYEGNLNTLENSMVKLQANRQRITDLARLLDEIEEEIDHLKGEINVEQGTVDKLEREMESIEDQLNLKGVDEIRDEIRRVQENYEHVKNELKSLLKAISDKANDLKRVNAELEREVADREFWVKMRDLWKQHVAEEIQHQFVEVDQHEAENILSVYGDVLTSYDKPKILEQLSKAFHEEQHMLSEYRMTIYTEEKESPEWMNGEQEERFEAIVKEYSNLKDRRMIRFSYNGSQVNPYYLAEILTKTYEEQDRNLDEQDRKLYEDIMLNHIGTILRSRIKRAAKWVREMDKIMSTRDNSSGLIFSIAWKAQTAESEEEMDTAELVSLLERDSKHLHEDDLNKITRHFQSRIAKAKELITLRNEGSTLHQVLKEVLDYRKWFTFVLSYKRENEGVKRELTNNAFFQFSGGEKAMAMYIPLFTAAYSRYKEAGDSAPYIISLDEAFAGVDENNIRDMFEVIEQLGFNYIMNSQALWGDYDTVPSLSIADLLRPKNADFVTVMRYEWDGVQRKPVHQEEEEIYERLELT from the coding sequence GTGAGTCATGAACAATGGAAATTAAACCGCGCCGGCCTCGTGAACTTCTGGTATTACGATGAAGAGACGTTTCACTTTAAAGACGGTAAGCTGCTGCTCCGTGGAGCAAATGGGTCAGGGAAGTCCGTTACAATGCAGAGCTTTCTTCCTGTGTTATTGGACGGGAGGAAGTCTCCTGACAGACTGGATCCGTTTGGTTCCAAAGCAAGAAGAATGGAAGATTATCTTCTTGGAGAAAAAGGGATTGTGGATCGTGATGAGCGGACGGGCTATCTCTTTATGGAGTATGTGAAGGAAAGTACTGGACAGTATATGACAACAGGTATGGGTATGCAGGCGAAACGGAATAAGCAAATGAAGTCATGGTATTTCGTCATCACAGATAATCGACGGATTGGAGTTGACTTTTCTCTTACGCTTACTCATGCAGGGGAAAAGGTTCCCATGTCAGAAAAAGAGCTAAAGAACCGGATTAGTTCCGGGGGAGAAGTAGTAAATTCTCAGAGGGAGTATATGGAACTTGTCAATCGCCATGTGTTCGGCTTTCAATCAACCGAAGCCTATGAGGACCTTATTAAATTATTGATTCAGTTAAGAAGCCCTAAGTTATCAAAAGATTTTAAACCAACGGTGATTTATGAAATTCTTGAATCGGCATTGCCACCTCTTACCGACGATGAAATCCGATATTTGTCTGACAGTATTGATCACATGGATCAGGCTCAGCAAGAATTAGAACGATTATCCAGTCAAAAGAAATCGATGGAAAAAGTTCTTCGGGTATACGACAGGTATAATCGTTACGTGTTAGCTGAAAGAGCGGAAAAGTGGCAATATACAGAAAGTAAGGTCATCCTTAAAGAAAAAACGGTGAATGAACTTCAGCAAAGTAAAGCCGGGATGAAAGTCGAGATTGCAGAACTAGAACAAAGAGAAGAACATTTGTCGAATGAAGAAGACATGCTTGAGAAACAGAAAGATCAGCTAAATCGTCATGAGGTGTGGTCCCTTGAAGCGAAGAAGAAAGATCTTGAAAAGGAGTCTTCGCGAAAAAAGGACTCCGTTTTACGATTGGAACAGAGCAACGATAGAAAGCACAAGGATTATGTGAAGAAAAAGGATGAGCTGGGGTCGTTAGAGGAGAGCGAATCGAAGGCAGCTAGTATAGTAGAAGACTTATTAGCTGAGTTGGAAGAATTAGCAGAGGAATGTGGTTTTACAACACATGCCATCAATCAAGCTGATTTCGAACGGATGGAAGAATCCTTGTACGATTTTACTGTCTGGAAAAAAGCGGTATTAAACCATCAGAATGTCCTTTCAGATGCCATGAAGTTGCTTGAAGAACGATCCCGACAACAAGATAGATACGGTGAGCTTGAAAGGGAATCTTCTACGTTAAAGCAGAAAGTGGATGAAATCCTGCAACAGATGGACCATACGGAGGAATGGTTTACGGAAGAACTGCAGAAGCTGGAATCCGCTATTTTCACGTGGATGTCTGAGCATGACTCCCTTTCTTTCACGAATGAACAGCGTCAGAATGTAGCTCGATCTGTTCAGGGGCTTTATGATGAGAATTCATATGAACAAGTGAAGGGAATCTTACTCAAAAGTCTGGATAAATACAAGGAAGAGGTTCGGACACAGAACTATGAACAGAACACTCTTCTCAGAAGCTTAGAAGAGCGGATCCAAGAGAAGAATAGACAGATTTCCCAATTGAAAGAACAAAAAATGATTGAACCAGAGCGTTCGGAAGGAACTTCTTCTCACCGTGAATGTCTAAAAGAAAAAGGAGTTTCCGGGATACCATTTTATGAAGCAGTGGAATTTAAGGATGGTGTAACGGAAGAGGATAAGTCCCGGATTGAAGCGGTTCTTAAGCAGACAGGGATCCTGGATAGCCTCATTACAGCAGATGAGATCAAACCCATACAAGATGCGATCCTTATACCGGAACCACTCCTCATGGTGCAAACCCTTGCTGATTACCTGAAACCCGATGTAGAAGGAGACTCAGCTGTTTCTAACCAAAGGGTGGATGACATACTTCGCTCCATTCCTATGGAGGAATCTGCTGGAGCGTTTGTGATTGATACAGACGGCTCATTTAGCTATGGCATCATAAGAGGTCATGCACCGGAAGAGGGTCCATCTAAATTCATCGGTCGCACATCAAGAAAACGATACTTAAAAGAGCAGATGGCTCTTCTTTTGGCAGAGCTTGAAGATTTACATGAGGACAGAGATAAAGTCAGTATGGAAATATCCCGTTTAACCCAGATTATTGAGGATATTAGAGAATGGCAACATGCTATTCCATCAGATGGTGTGCTCCTTGAAATTCGAAAGCAATATGTAAAGTTTGAGAAAGATCGTACTATTCAACAAGCATTGCTGGATCAAACTGACCGAAACTGGAAAGACGTGCAGGTCACACTAAGTCGACTGAAACAGCAACTGTACGATTACAGCAGCCGGTTTAGCTTTGAACTGAATATGGAGAGCGTAGCGGTAGCACTTAAGTTGATGAAGGAATATGAAGGGAATCTCAATACTCTTGAAAATTCAATGGTTAAGTTACAGGCAAACCGTCAACGGATCACAGACCTTGCAAGGTTACTTGATGAGATTGAAGAAGAGATAGATCATTTAAAGGGTGAAATCAATGTTGAACAAGGAACTGTTGACAAGCTCGAGAGGGAAATGGAGTCCATTGAAGATCAGCTCAACCTAAAAGGTGTGGATGAAATCAGGGACGAAATTAGGCGTGTACAAGAGAACTATGAACATGTGAAGAATGAGCTGAAGAGCCTGCTAAAGGCAATTTCTGATAAAGCTAATGATTTAAAACGGGTGAATGCGGAGTTAGAGAGGGAAGTTGCAGATAGAGAATTCTGGGTGAAAATGCGTGATTTGTGGAAACAACACGTTGCAGAAGAAATCCAACATCAGTTTGTAGAAGTGGACCAACACGAGGCGGAGAATATTTTATCAGTATATGGGGACGTGTTAACCTCATATGATAAACCGAAAATACTAGAACAGCTATCCAAAGCATTCCATGAAGAACAACATATGCTATCGGAATACAGGATGACCATTTATACCGAAGAGAAGGAATCACCTGAATGGATGAACGGGGAGCAGGAAGAACGCTTTGAAGCTATTGTGAAAGAGTACAGCAACTTGAAAGATCGCCGGATGATTCGTTTTTCTTACAATGGCAGTCAGGTCAATCCTTACTATCTTGCCGAGATTCTAACGAAAACATACGAAGAACAGGATCGTAATCTAGATGAACAGGACCGGAAGCTGTATGAGGATATCATGCTGAATCATATCGGAACGATTCTAAGAAGCCGAATTAAGCGGGCAGCCAAATGGGTGCGGGAAATGGATAAGATCATGTCTACACGTGACAATTCATCAGGATTGATCTTCTCGATTGCTTGGAAAGCGCAGACCGCAGAATCAGAAGAAGAAATGGACACCGCGGAACTTGTGAGCTTGCTAGAAAGGGACAGTAAGCATCTGCATGAAGATGATCTAAATAAAATCACCCGTCATTTCCAATCCAGGATTGCCAAAGCCAAAGAATTGATCACTTTACGAAATGAAGGTTCCACCCTTCATCAGGTTCTGAAAGAAGTCCTGGATTACCGGAAATGGTTTACGTTCGTCCTATCATACAAGAGGGAAAATGAAGGGGTCAAGCGCGAGTTGACGAATAATGCCTTCTTCCAATTCTCTGGGGGAGAGAAGGCGATGGCCATGTATATTCCGTTGTTTACGGCCGCTTATTCCCGCTATAAAGAGGCAGGAGATTCCGCGCCGTATATCATTTCATTAGACGAGGCATTCGCTGGAGTGGATGAAAACAATATTCGGGATATGTTTGAAGTCATTGAACAGTTAGGCTTTAACTATATCATGAATTCACAAGCATTGTGGGGGGATTATGATACAGTGCCGTCCTTGTCAATCGCTGATCTATTGAGACCAAAGAACGCCGATTTCGTAACGGTGATGCGTTATGAATGGGACGGGGTTCAAAGGAAACCAGTTCATCAGGAAGAGGAAGAGATTTATGAACGACTTGAGCTTACTTAA
- a CDS encoding TIGR02678 family protein, translating into MEQVQTVEFDDKAIEGLELLLHEFWILRSEHPQEYQLIREREKVLRRYLDDKFGLLLIVHQHFIKLEKIPVEPEAWMGIASFQEQRDYALFCYAMAYLEEKSVAEQFLLSELAEEIRHDYTGDEGIDWTVYTHRKSLIRTIKTMTDLHLIRTVDGNIQRFDTDEEHEVLYETTVYSKYFIRSFPEDLTQFTSWQNLLNEDWKFQQEDETRKRVYRQLFFSPGLHRKSSSDPDFIYIRNFRNRIMEDIEKHSHYRLRLFKNTAFLSSQEPNYKYEYFPDAKAVTDVLLQLSYHLYEKRSSLSPLESGDLLLTTGEFDQYIIELRQKNGAGWSKYFRDASVETIRKECISSMKSWMMAETDEVMIYIKPLFGILAGKYPDDFTRKGDDSES; encoded by the coding sequence TTGGAGCAGGTTCAGACCGTTGAATTCGATGATAAAGCGATAGAAGGGCTTGAACTTCTTTTGCATGAGTTTTGGATATTGCGAAGTGAGCATCCACAAGAATATCAGTTGATTCGTGAAAGAGAAAAAGTATTAAGGCGGTATCTTGATGACAAATTTGGGCTTTTATTAATCGTCCATCAGCATTTTATTAAGCTTGAGAAGATTCCGGTTGAACCGGAAGCCTGGATGGGTATTGCTTCTTTTCAGGAGCAAAGAGATTATGCGCTGTTTTGTTATGCTATGGCATATCTTGAGGAGAAATCTGTCGCTGAACAGTTTCTGTTATCAGAACTGGCTGAGGAGATTAGGCATGACTACACGGGGGATGAAGGAATTGATTGGACGGTTTATACCCACCGGAAATCTCTGATCCGCACAATCAAAACGATGACAGACCTTCATTTGATTCGTACTGTGGACGGGAATATTCAGAGGTTTGATACAGACGAGGAGCATGAGGTACTCTATGAAACAACGGTTTATAGTAAATATTTCATTCGTTCTTTTCCTGAGGACTTGACTCAGTTTACCAGCTGGCAGAATTTACTCAATGAAGACTGGAAATTCCAGCAGGAAGATGAGACACGTAAGCGGGTCTACCGGCAATTGTTCTTTTCACCGGGTTTACATAGAAAATCGAGCAGCGACCCCGACTTTATATATATTAGGAATTTTCGAAACAGAATTATGGAAGATATCGAGAAACATAGCCATTATCGCCTTAGATTGTTCAAGAATACGGCATTCTTATCATCCCAAGAACCCAATTATAAATATGAGTATTTTCCAGATGCTAAGGCAGTGACCGATGTGTTGTTGCAGCTGTCCTATCATCTGTATGAAAAGCGTTCTTCCCTTTCTCCCCTCGAATCAGGAGACTTGTTGTTGACGACAGGTGAATTCGATCAGTACATCATTGAGTTAAGGCAGAAGAATGGTGCAGGTTGGTCAAAGTATTTCCGTGACGCTTCGGTTGAGACCATCAGAAAGGAATGCATTTCTTCCATGAAAAGCTGGATGATGGCTGAAACAGATGAAGTCATGATTTATATTAAGCCGTTATTTGGAATCCTTGCAGGGAAATATCCAGACGACTTTACTAGAAAGGGTGATGACAGTGAGTCATGA
- a CDS encoding TIGR02677 family protein, which yields MQGPMKKLIEASYLTAENAPEYRTILRYFYMQHERMRDFISPEEVLDYLRSLPHYERYEEEQLLVQLAQLVKWKNLNARQDMTNAKTIEEYKKKRFRYQSTPYTIEIERMVATLEKKSGESFGGSLEKSQFDRLLESMNKLEHELKKDLPESPETYMLLWEDLLQYFQTIRTNTADYIAYINSEQTDQRMQSEAFLVYKNQFTTYLRDFIVSLQKTSFQISDQLERMDQQLVAPFFDKLADYRRQIPRLEEISEETVLDWYQEFYDFWRVMRSWFIGSEGQSSELEMLQLQTNEMIRRITRYVQRMSERHHSHHSRKKDYLHLAELFSGSHSMEDAHQLSAVVFGSMTIRHLKIEEDTTENIHSDIWEEEPIILPIKPRIRSFKDKTKPGAMVSNDEKKKALMQKHLAERAEERTMIETLFTDQKMTVSELGVVKPFVRKVILGWIGKAMSSKSRVIKTDYGFTVKVHVHRDRMTIMHAEDGVLKMPDVTLEMKGGL from the coding sequence ATGCAAGGTCCTATGAAAAAGCTCATCGAAGCGAGTTATCTGACAGCAGAGAACGCTCCAGAGTATCGAACGATTCTACGATACTTTTATATGCAACATGAACGGATGAGAGACTTCATTTCACCGGAAGAGGTGTTGGATTATTTGAGATCACTTCCCCATTACGAGCGTTATGAGGAGGAACAGCTTCTCGTCCAACTTGCTCAGCTGGTGAAGTGGAAGAACCTGAATGCCAGGCAGGACATGACGAACGCAAAGACGATTGAAGAGTATAAGAAGAAACGGTTTCGTTATCAATCTACGCCTTATACGATTGAGATCGAGAGAATGGTGGCGACACTTGAGAAGAAGAGCGGAGAAAGTTTTGGAGGTTCTCTTGAGAAATCCCAATTTGACCGATTGCTTGAATCCATGAATAAGCTGGAACATGAGTTGAAGAAGGATCTGCCGGAATCTCCTGAGACATATATGCTCTTATGGGAAGATCTCCTGCAATATTTCCAGACGATTCGAACGAACACGGCTGATTACATCGCCTATATAAATAGTGAACAAACAGATCAGCGGATGCAGAGTGAGGCGTTCTTGGTGTATAAGAATCAATTCACGACGTATTTAAGAGACTTTATTGTGTCTCTTCAGAAAACGTCCTTTCAGATTTCAGATCAGTTGGAGAGAATGGATCAACAGCTTGTCGCTCCTTTCTTTGACAAGCTTGCTGATTATAGAAGGCAAATACCACGGTTGGAGGAAATCAGTGAAGAAACGGTGCTGGATTGGTACCAGGAGTTCTATGATTTCTGGCGGGTGATGAGATCGTGGTTCATCGGGAGCGAGGGCCAATCAAGCGAGCTCGAGATGCTGCAGCTGCAGACGAATGAAATGATCAGGCGAATTACCCGATATGTCCAGCGGATGAGCGAGCGGCACCATAGTCATCACAGTCGAAAGAAAGATTATCTTCACCTTGCTGAACTATTCAGTGGAAGCCATTCAATGGAAGACGCCCATCAATTATCAGCGGTTGTTTTCGGCTCAATGACGATTCGTCATTTAAAGATAGAAGAAGATACTACGGAAAATATTCATTCAGACATTTGGGAGGAAGAACCAATCATTCTGCCAATTAAACCGCGCATCAGGTCCTTTAAGGATAAAACGAAACCTGGGGCCATGGTTTCAAATGATGAAAAGAAAAAAGCCTTGATGCAAAAGCACCTCGCTGAAAGGGCGGAGGAACGGACGATGATTGAGACTCTATTTACAGACCAGAAGATGACGGTTTCAGAGCTTGGAGTGGTAAAGCCTTTTGTTCGGAAAGTAATACTAGGTTGGATCGGAAAGGCAATGTCCAGTAAGAGCCGGGTGATTAAAACCGACTATGGATTCACAGTGAAGGTGCACGTGCACAGAGATCGGATGACCATCATGCATGCCGAAGATGGGGTCTTAAAAATGCCGGATGTGACATTAGAAATGAAAGGTGGGTTATAG